The Oceanispirochaeta sp. M1 genome has a window encoding:
- the cas6e gene encoding type I-E CRISPR-associated protein Cas6/Cse3/CasE — translation MIASILKLSPGDIKTLKIKDAYSIHRVVYTLFPGDSRTFLYLDAGGNFQYRKILILSRNAPKIPECGELESKSVPEDFLNNSKYAFSVRLNPVFRKTGSKKMIPVRGETELKKWFLSRQDVWGFRTQTDHLAVSETGLQDFRKGEHTVVHNQATFMGTLEVTDRSVFNHSFEMGIGRAKAFGFGLLQLRPLTEIK, via the coding sequence ATGATTGCATCAATACTAAAATTATCTCCCGGGGATATTAAAACTCTTAAAATCAAAGATGCATACAGTATTCATAGAGTTGTTTATACCCTGTTTCCTGGTGATTCCAGAACCTTTTTATACTTGGATGCGGGAGGGAACTTTCAATACAGAAAAATTCTTATCCTATCAAGGAATGCCCCGAAAATTCCTGAATGTGGTGAGCTCGAATCGAAGTCTGTTCCCGAAGATTTTTTAAATAACTCCAAATATGCTTTTTCTGTAAGACTTAATCCGGTTTTTAGAAAAACAGGTTCAAAAAAAATGATACCTGTGAGAGGGGAGACTGAACTGAAAAAATGGTTTTTATCTCGACAGGATGTTTGGGGATTTAGAACTCAAACAGATCATCTGGCAGTCAGTGAGACTGGATTGCAGGATTTTCGAAAGGGCGAACACACTGTTGTTCATAATCAGGCCACTTTTATGGGAACTCTGGAAGTGACAGACAGGAGTGTATTCAATCACTCTTTTGAGATGGGAATCGGGAGAGCTAAGGCTTTTGGTTTTGGATTATTGCAATTAAGACCTTTAACAGAAATTAAATAA
- a CDS encoding YafY family protein, giving the protein MSQTERVLYLLNTLNNGKTFQVHKTAEKFEVTSRTIKRDIEYLRDRLDINLHCTCGASSVYSISEKERISLQKKQADQSLLLLSLIKSIMNNHFLFPFDSHQIRDSLNLPLSDNIMELTGHISYEMSEEKVIDPNLFHDLMESINESHQIRIKYRNLKGLTQTRMIEPSHLRNSDGQWYLFAWCHFREELRVFHVSRIIRWSCTDMSFEKEMKSDELAISLNSSFGIMLNKKNCQTVFLRFTGKAISLVKGKIWHEEQSVEVTEEKVDISFPVESYEEILRVVLSYHVEAEVLGPPEFRKIWQYKIQEMAGKFI; this is encoded by the coding sequence TTCTTTATCTACTAAATACTCTTAATAATGGAAAAACATTTCAGGTTCATAAAACAGCTGAGAAATTTGAAGTGACATCCAGAACGATCAAACGGGATATCGAATATCTCCGAGACAGATTGGATATCAATCTGCATTGTACATGTGGGGCTTCATCAGTATATTCAATTTCTGAAAAAGAACGCATTTCCCTGCAAAAGAAACAAGCCGATCAGAGCCTGCTCTTATTGTCATTGATAAAGAGCATCATGAATAATCATTTTCTTTTTCCCTTTGATAGTCATCAGATTCGTGACAGCCTGAACCTTCCTCTTTCTGACAATATCATGGAATTGACTGGTCATATAAGTTATGAGATGTCTGAAGAGAAGGTCATTGATCCGAATCTTTTCCATGATCTGATGGAGTCGATTAATGAATCTCATCAGATTCGAATCAAATATAGGAATTTGAAAGGTCTGACCCAAACACGAATGATTGAGCCTTCTCATCTGCGCAATAGTGATGGACAGTGGTATCTTTTTGCCTGGTGCCATTTTAGAGAAGAACTCAGGGTTTTTCATGTCTCCAGAATCATCAGATGGTCTTGTACCGATATGTCCTTTGAGAAAGAGATGAAGAGTGATGAACTGGCCATTTCTTTGAATAGCAGTTTTGGCATAATGTTAAACAAAAAGAATTGTCAGACAGTATTTCTCCGGTTTACAGGGAAGGCAATCAGTCTTGTCAAAGGGAAAATCTGGCATGAGGAGCAGTCTGTCGAAGTCACAGAAGAGAAGGTTGATATCTCATTTCCAGTGGAATCTTATGAGGAAATACTCAGAGTTGTGTTGTCATATCATGTTGAAGCAGAGGTCCTTGGCCCACCTGAGTTCAGAAAGATCTGGCAATATAAAATTCAGGAAATGGCAGGAAAATTCATCTAG
- the cas3 gene encoding CRISPR-associated helicase Cas3', producing the protein MTDSQGKNIPGVDVATHCKIAGLVACELLSRYPVELKDRLFSEGSELVVALHDIGKINPMFQEKIRRNMGCKRNSHPDLINIDPDLEKNSSWHWGISQAALYGLGRFIPEIAGRHHGVSPEKVPLPDDQITGGPPWQNLRNELISFEMDIFGKKWPVIKNDLSAALLSGLTTVSDWIASGSIFDNPDFADSKLTEQVKMAVNYAGFIKPKIKKGLSFTDVFSFSPRPLQTSLIKIVKTPGVYVLEAQMGQGKTEAALFAAYNMMEKGQGTGIYFALPTQLTSEKIHDRVDSFLNKILEKQDRHNTLLLHGNAWLCETDMGEDAKPGYSWYQSRKRGILAPFAVGTIDQALMAVMNVKHGFVRTFGLAGKIVILDEVHTYDAYTGTIMDHLINSLVELDCTVIILSATLTSSRKLKLFNKNDEHPIVDESYPQITAVTKNGDFLKVNPGSEERDFVKIELLSEDKNAYFLTRERAIRGEYILWIENSVDEAQNVYKKLAPWAHENNIKIGLMHSRFSRMERKKLDDQWVEIFGKPGRIDSDGIGKILIGTQVLEQSLDIDADMLITRLAPTDMILQRIGRLWRHRDVDAFRGDESKREAYILSPLRSEIDDDPITAFAISSYIYSPYVLARSFEVWSQEVKICLPDDMRHLIEETYAPRQDVGKLEAVKKELIKEKEKLQRFAFLGMAKAGITRSDLRAATRYSEIQTCDVLLLDERSDLVTGNITFYDGEEIVLKHKNNLTLSDRKNISAILANRIISVPEYKAPVPSNTRDLSWLSPYLYVGDGNESPIRIAILEKSGTIAGFKGNSSNEKYNLSYSKSLGYTAIKKE; encoded by the coding sequence ATGACTGATTCACAAGGTAAAAATATACCCGGAGTAGATGTTGCTACACACTGTAAAATTGCAGGGCTGGTCGCCTGTGAATTATTAAGTCGTTATCCAGTTGAGTTAAAAGATAGACTCTTTTCAGAAGGTTCGGAACTTGTCGTTGCTCTGCATGATATTGGTAAAATCAATCCGATGTTTCAGGAAAAAATTAGAAGAAATATGGGTTGTAAAAGAAATTCACATCCGGATCTAATCAATATTGATCCAGATTTAGAAAAAAATTCAAGCTGGCATTGGGGTATCAGTCAAGCCGCTCTATATGGGCTTGGAAGGTTTATACCTGAGATTGCAGGTCGTCATCATGGAGTCAGCCCAGAGAAGGTACCTCTGCCTGATGATCAAATAACAGGTGGCCCCCCCTGGCAGAATCTTAGAAATGAGTTGATTAGCTTTGAAATGGACATTTTTGGTAAAAAATGGCCTGTCATAAAAAATGATCTATCAGCAGCGCTTCTTTCAGGTCTGACTACTGTTTCCGACTGGATTGCATCAGGCTCTATATTTGATAATCCTGATTTCGCTGACAGCAAATTAACAGAACAAGTCAAAATGGCTGTGAATTATGCAGGATTTATTAAGCCAAAAATAAAAAAAGGATTATCCTTTACCGATGTCTTTTCCTTTTCACCTAGACCGCTTCAAACGTCTCTTATCAAAATTGTGAAGACTCCTGGTGTATATGTATTAGAAGCTCAAATGGGACAGGGAAAAACTGAAGCTGCATTGTTTGCTGCGTACAACATGATGGAGAAAGGACAGGGAACGGGTATTTATTTTGCTCTACCGACACAACTCACATCAGAAAAAATTCATGATCGAGTGGATTCTTTCTTAAATAAAATTCTTGAAAAGCAAGATAGACATAACACATTACTCCTACATGGAAATGCCTGGCTTTGTGAAACAGATATGGGTGAAGATGCAAAGCCTGGTTATTCCTGGTATCAATCCAGGAAGAGGGGAATCCTGGCGCCCTTTGCAGTCGGTACTATTGATCAGGCCTTGATGGCAGTGATGAATGTTAAGCATGGTTTTGTACGGACATTCGGGTTGGCAGGAAAAATTGTAATTTTGGATGAAGTCCATACTTATGATGCCTATACCGGAACGATTATGGATCATTTAATAAACTCACTGGTGGAGTTGGATTGCACTGTCATCATTTTGAGTGCCACATTGACAAGTTCTCGGAAGTTGAAATTATTTAATAAAAATGACGAGCACCCCATTGTCGATGAATCCTACCCACAGATTACCGCTGTTACAAAAAATGGTGATTTCCTAAAGGTCAATCCAGGCTCGGAGGAGAGGGATTTTGTAAAAATAGAACTTCTTTCTGAGGATAAGAACGCCTATTTCCTTACCAGGGAGCGAGCCATCAGAGGTGAATATATTCTCTGGATTGAGAACTCCGTTGACGAAGCGCAGAACGTATATAAAAAATTAGCTCCCTGGGCTCATGAAAATAACATAAAGATTGGCCTGATGCATTCGCGGTTCTCAAGGATGGAGCGAAAAAAACTTGATGATCAGTGGGTCGAAATATTTGGAAAACCGGGCAGGATTGATTCTGATGGTATCGGGAAAATCCTTATAGGGACACAAGTTTTGGAACAGTCTCTTGATATTGATGCGGATATGTTGATTACCCGCCTGGCACCGACGGATATGATTTTGCAGAGAATCGGGCGCCTCTGGCGTCACAGAGATGTGGATGCTTTTCGTGGCGATGAATCAAAACGAGAGGCCTATATCTTATCCCCCTTGAGGTCTGAAATTGATGATGATCCTATAACAGCTTTCGCTATCAGTTCTTATATTTACTCCCCCTATGTGCTTGCAAGAAGTTTCGAAGTTTGGAGTCAGGAGGTCAAAATCTGTCTTCCCGATGATATGCGACATCTGATAGAAGAAACATATGCCCCCCGTCAGGATGTCGGTAAATTGGAAGCTGTAAAAAAAGAATTGATCAAGGAGAAAGAGAAACTGCAGCGTTTTGCCTTTCTCGGAATGGCGAAAGCCGGTATTACCCGATCGGATCTGAGAGCAGCAACCCGGTATTCGGAGATTCAAACCTGTGATGTTCTTCTATTAGATGAGAGGAGTGATCTGGTTACGGGGAATATCACCTTTTATGACGGTGAAGAAATCGTCCTGAAGCATAAAAATAATCTCACATTATCTGATAGAAAAAACATATCAGCCATTCTTGCAAATAGAATTATATCAGTGCCCGAATATAAGGCACCCGTACCTTCAAATACAAGGGACCTCTCCTGGCTATCTCCTTATCTATATGTGGGTGATGGTAATGAATCTCCTATTCGAATAGCTATATTGGAAAAAAGTGGAACCATAGCGGGCTTTAAGGGAAACAGCAGCAATGAAAAATATAATTTGTCCTATTCAAAATCGCTGGGGTATACAGCCATAAAAAAGGAATAA
- the casA gene encoding type I-E CRISPR-associated protein Cse1/CasA: protein MIENRYNLVEEKWIPVAHTGMVSLKQIFSDLTLATLGGNPIQKISIMKLLLAITQAAVTPEDDDEWKRLGVDGLVKACVEYLENNKNYFWLYGENPFLQIPAIIKAEIQTSGALVPEISTGNTTVLFKSQIERSLDDAGIALLVLQVNSFAFSGKKSDNSVVLTPGYMGKTKENGKKTSGKSGPSLGYMGYQHSFYSGNNIPETIFMNLFTHQDISSMGMFPDGLGDPPWGNPPAGEDDLVSQKLKKSYFGRLIPYSRFVLIADEGIHYSEGIAHDRHNEGVWDPSVTVKPDDKTPKAIWVSHEKKSWRSIPSLLSFMQKEEDFLCYQLKLAYQRIKTTFDDIGIWTGGIMVSSNAGEQYCSGTDDYSDSSFSLNSEILGEPWYFRLRNEMQELNRLDKAIYSCMNSYHKELKVKNENLIKKAKYDYWSRCERNFQDLLDFCEDREQLLVLRKKFASYVYQSYDKYCPSVTARQMAAWAKCKPKLSKYLSELKEDGEDVAG from the coding sequence ATGATTGAAAATCGGTACAACCTGGTAGAAGAAAAGTGGATTCCTGTTGCTCATACAGGGATGGTCAGTCTAAAACAAATTTTCTCTGATCTAACACTGGCTACACTGGGTGGGAATCCAATTCAGAAGATTTCCATAATGAAACTTCTGCTGGCAATTACTCAGGCAGCAGTCACTCCCGAGGATGATGATGAATGGAAGCGCTTGGGAGTCGACGGACTCGTTAAGGCCTGTGTGGAGTATCTTGAGAATAATAAAAATTACTTCTGGCTATATGGTGAAAACCCATTTCTACAGATTCCCGCCATTATTAAGGCCGAAATACAAACATCAGGAGCTCTTGTTCCTGAAATTTCTACTGGTAATACAACGGTACTCTTTAAAAGCCAAATAGAGCGATCCCTGGATGATGCCGGTATTGCATTATTGGTTCTTCAGGTAAACAGCTTTGCCTTCTCAGGAAAAAAATCAGATAACTCTGTTGTTCTTACCCCGGGATATATGGGGAAGACAAAAGAAAATGGAAAAAAAACATCAGGAAAATCAGGCCCCTCGCTAGGATATATGGGATATCAGCACTCTTTCTATAGTGGCAATAATATTCCGGAAACAATATTCATGAATCTTTTCACTCATCAGGACATTTCATCCATGGGAATGTTTCCTGATGGATTGGGAGATCCCCCCTGGGGAAATCCACCAGCAGGGGAAGATGATCTCGTCTCTCAGAAACTAAAGAAATCCTATTTCGGTAGATTAATACCCTATTCCCGTTTTGTTTTAATAGCTGATGAAGGAATCCATTATTCTGAGGGCATCGCTCACGATCGTCACAATGAAGGAGTGTGGGATCCATCAGTAACAGTAAAACCAGATGATAAAACCCCTAAGGCCATTTGGGTCTCCCATGAAAAAAAATCATGGAGGAGTATTCCCTCATTATTATCATTCATGCAAAAAGAGGAAGATTTTCTCTGTTATCAATTGAAGCTTGCCTATCAGAGGATCAAAACTACATTCGATGATATCGGAATCTGGACTGGGGGTATCATGGTTAGCAGTAATGCCGGGGAGCAATACTGTTCCGGAACAGATGATTATAGTGACTCTTCATTCAGTCTGAATTCAGAGATACTGGGAGAACCCTGGTATTTCAGATTGAGAAATGAGATGCAGGAACTGAATAGATTAGATAAGGCTATTTATTCCTGCATGAACAGTTACCATAAAGAATTGAAGGTAAAGAACGAAAATCTGATCAAAAAAGCCAAATATGACTATTGGTCCCGTTGTGAAAGAAACTTTCAGGACTTATTAGATTTCTGTGAAGATCGTGAACAACTTCTGGTCTTAAGAAAGAAATTTGCATCCTATGTGTATCAATCATATGACAAATATTGCCCCTCTGTTACGGCCAGGCAAATGGCCGCATGGGCAAAATGTAAACCAAAATTAAGTAAATATCTGAGTGAATTGAAGGAGGATGGTGAGGATGTTGCAGGATAA
- the casB gene encoding type I-E CRISPR-associated protein Cse2/CasB yields the protein MLQDNKIKKSDAFVGYVLETIQNQKNKSFGAKLKKADNENTEYQSWEILSRWVDLENDRERKSYALIAASLAKHKSGKDGPLGLGRALAIAFDVRNGPSDDERGPGHSRLRRLLTCKDSQELILVLRSNLRLLQSRETPFSHARLLDEILSFDIDWKRDKIRASWAQEFYGSKGAEK from the coding sequence ATGTTGCAGGATAATAAGATTAAAAAGAGTGATGCTTTTGTCGGTTATGTGTTAGAGACGATCCAGAATCAGAAGAATAAATCTTTTGGTGCAAAATTGAAAAAGGCTGATAATGAAAATACAGAATACCAAAGCTGGGAAATTCTAAGCCGGTGGGTTGATCTTGAAAATGATAGAGAAAGAAAATCTTATGCCTTGATAGCTGCTTCTTTGGCAAAACATAAGTCAGGAAAGGATGGCCCTTTAGGCTTGGGTCGTGCCCTGGCCATCGCTTTTGATGTTCGTAATGGCCCTTCTGATGATGAGCGAGGTCCGGGACATAGCAGATTAAGAAGACTCTTGACTTGCAAAGATAGTCAGGAGCTGATTCTAGTATTAAGGTCCAATCTCAGACTGCTTCAATCAAGAGAAACCCCATTTTCACATGCCAGATTACTGGATGAAATTCTCAGCTTCGACATTGACTGGAAGAGGGACAAAATCCGTGCCTCCTGGGCTCAGGAGTTCTATGGCAGTAAGGGAGCCGAGAAATGA